From one Lotus japonicus ecotype B-129 chromosome 3, LjGifu_v1.2 genomic stretch:
- the LOC130748545 gene encoding uncharacterized protein LOC130748545, giving the protein MSSASRAWTVAASVGVVEALKDQGLCRWNYALRSAQHHVKNHLRSLSQAKKLSSTSSSYAMVSKFQQIIKRRGSKEVRGIIEDSHVLELLGSQQLARDTGAITKD; this is encoded by the coding sequence ATGAGTTCAGCAAGCAGAGCTTGGACAGTGGCAGCAAGTGTTGGAGTTGTGGAGGCCTTGAAGGACCAAGGCTTGTGCAGGTGGAACTATGCTCTAAGATCAGCTCAACATCATGTCAAAAACCATTTGAGATCCTTGTCTCAGGCAAAGAAGCTTTCTTCTACTTCCTCCTCTTATGCTATGGTTTCCAAGTTCCAACAGATCATTAAAAGAAGAGGAAGCAAAGAAGTCAGAGGAATCATTGAGGACAGTCATGTACTTGAGCTGTTGGGGTCCCAACAACTAGCTAGAGACACCGGGGCAATCACAAAAGACTGA
- the LOC130748544 gene encoding uncharacterized protein LOC130748544, giving the protein MEGRRRMTLYDQMAAGETSSRSSLASLIFGDVVMANQNSEAGGEAEATMNRNRTLLDVIREDEPNNIKDRRSWKALKDKLWLKRAGGSDSAWTSTTVHIPIHNVDSHGGASSQSTRRNSVSFQEYLDSDESTQPGMDHQQPNDVVQENLDNPPVVGVANSSGEATTTVGLVNMSLMEMLEETEVDFEVRVNGDDEDNDDECQKQGGGEEGEEEQGGVEETGVVAYNCCVCMVRHKGAAFIPCGHTFCRMCSRELWVNRGNCPLCNHFILEILDIF; this is encoded by the exons ATGGAAGGTCGTAGGAGGATGACACTCTATGATCAGATGGCAGCTGGGGAAACAAGCAGTCGTAGCTCACTAGCTAGCTTGATCTTCGGCGATGTTGTTATGGCTAACCAGAATTCCGAGGCTGGAGGTGAAGCAGAAGCCACCATGAACCGGAATCGAACTCTGTTAGATGTCATCCGAGAAGATGAGCCCAACAACATCAAG GATCGAAGGTCATGGAAAGCCTTGAAGGACAAGCTTTGGCTCAAGCGCGCTGGTGGCTCCGACTCGGCTTGGACTTCTACCACAGTTCACATTCCCATCCACAATGTTGATAGCCACGGCGGAGCCTCATCCCAATCCACCCGTCGCAACTCGGTTTCCTTCCAAGAATACCTTGACTCAGACGAGTCGACTCAGCCAGGCATGGATCACCAACAACCCAACGACGTCGTCCAAGAAAACCTTGACAATCCTCCAGTCGTTGGCGTCGCTAATTCCTCCGGCGAGGCTACGACGACGGTTGGGCTAGTGAACATGTCGCTAATGGAGATGTTAGAGGAGACAGAGGTGGATTTTGAAGTACGAGTCaatggtgatgatgaagataatgATGACGAGTGTCAAAaacaaggaggaggagaagaaggagaagaagaacaaggGGGAGTTGAAGAAACGGGTGTGGTAGCGTATAATTGTTGTGTGTGCATGGTGAGGCATAAAGGTGCGGCGTTTATACCGTGTGGCCACACGTTTTGCAGGATGTGTTCAAGGGAGCTTTGGGTGAATAGAGGGAATTGTCCTCTTTGCAATCATTTTATATTGGAAATTCTTGATATTTTCTAA